One window of the Thermoplasmata archaeon genome contains the following:
- a CDS encoding MarC family protein translates to MSIAEIIGFALATFASIFAIVDPLAVIPFFVSLTEGYNKQEKHIIILRSVIVAFAVLVIFALLGEYIFRVFGFTIHAFKIAGGLLLFTIAFEMLQGEKSKTKITEKDKEEALAREEIGIVPLGVPLLAGPGAITTVMIYVTYAQRTDFAPVGYGIIIGSIAIVCILAYLFLAIADKIFARAGRIGILAFSRIMGLILAGVAVQFIIDGVVGAWYLYYG, encoded by the coding sequence ATGAGCATCGCAGAGATCATCGGTTTTGCACTTGCTACATTCGCAAGCATCTTCGCCATAGTTGACCCTCTTGCGGTAATTCCATTCTTCGTGTCGTTGACTGAGGGTTACAACAAGCAAGAGAAACACATTATTATTTTGCGTTCTGTGATTGTTGCCTTTGCAGTTTTAGTCATCTTTGCACTTCTTGGAGAATACATTTTCAGAGTTTTTGGATTTACAATCCACGCTTTCAAGATTGCTGGGGGTCTGCTGCTCTTCACAATCGCCTTTGAGATGCTGCAAGGTGAAAAATCAAAAACAAAAATCACTGAGAAGGACAAGGAGGAAGCACTTGCAAGGGAGGAAATAGGCATCGTGCCCTTGGGTGTGCCGTTGCTTGCAGGTCCAGGTGCAATCACCACCGTGATGATTTATGTCACCTACGCTCAGCGCACTGACTTCGCACCAGTTGGCTATGGAATAATAATTGGGTCTATAGCAATTGTTTGCATTCTTGCATACCTGTTTCTTGCAATTGCAGATAAAATTTTTGCAAGGGCTGGGAGAATTGGCATCCTTGCATTCTCAAGAATTATGGGTCTTATTCTTGCAGGGGTTGCAGTGCAGTTCATAATTGATGGCGTTGTAGGGGCATGGTATCTCTATTATGGATGA
- a CDS encoding PRC-barrel domain-containing protein codes for MVAQSIFERMKESIWPGKRKVVGLPVYLEENGEVLGMVSDIVESKDGKILSYVLENEVSTFQIPVDNVLVTRRGLIFIPSWYADADKFIKTLEIQEALMPEVFVLLAEENVPREQIKAILDKASPEAKRLIQEGLQLLDATNKKLAGFKKESAKIYSMISEMTEKRVLGVIDRREFASNILELKRKAQILDASMKKANEILSRLESSALLRAARVQETAEKKIEKPGTENLPLGAPQISPEQRAKIKKFRVLKVEKELKEMEEKLKASEEEIARRVNAEVEKKLAERENLLRSDFVRVLDVIEKNVSGLAAEKLAKSQKDAVDKIMAEIKRAKDTILSEQKPKPKEGREEKEAIVDHGRRTCALCGAVFESSLDSCPMCGLKYEEKPATKEEPKKAVKKKVEKK; via the coding sequence ATGGTGGCACAATCAATATTTGAGAGGATGAAGGAATCTATATGGCCGGGAAAGAGAAAGGTCGTAGGATTACCAGTTTATTTGGAGGAAAATGGCGAAGTTCTAGGCATGGTTTCAGATATTGTTGAATCCAAAGATGGGAAAATTTTGAGCTATGTTTTAGAGAATGAAGTGAGTACATTCCAGATCCCTGTTGACAATGTCCTTGTGACAAGGCGTGGACTGATTTTCATTCCTTCATGGTATGCAGATGCAGATAAATTTATCAAAACCTTGGAAATTCAGGAAGCCCTGATGCCAGAAGTTTTTGTTTTGCTTGCTGAGGAGAATGTGCCAAGAGAGCAAATCAAAGCGATTTTGGATAAAGCGTCACCTGAAGCAAAGCGTCTTATTCAGGAGGGGCTGCAACTCCTCGATGCAACGAACAAGAAGTTGGCAGGCTTCAAAAAAGAGAGTGCAAAAATTTACAGCATGATTTCTGAGATGACAGAGAAGCGAGTTCTAGGTGTCATTGACCGTAGGGAGTTTGCGAGTAATATTCTTGAATTGAAGAGAAAGGCTCAGATACTTGACGCCAGCATGAAAAAGGCAAACGAGATTCTCTCCCGTTTAGAGTCCTCTGCCCTGTTGCGCGCAGCAAGAGTGCAGGAAACTGCTGAGAAGAAAATAGAAAAGCCCGGAACTGAAAATCTGCCCCTAGGCGCACCACAAATATCCCCAGAGCAGAGAGCAAAAATTAAGAAGTTCAGGGTGCTGAAAGTGGAAAAAGAACTGAAGGAGATGGAGGAAAAGCTAAAGGCATCTGAGGAAGAGATTGCAAGGAGGGTAAATGCAGAGGTTGAAAAGAAACTGGCAGAAAGGGAGAATCTGCTTAGAAGCGATTTTGTCAGGGTTCTCGATGTAATTGAAAAAAATGTTTCTGGGCTTGCTGCTGAAAAACTCGCAAAATCCCAGAAAGATGCTGTTGATAAGATAATGGCAGAAATAAAGAGGGCTAAAGACACTATTCTGTCCGAGCAGAAACCTAAACCGAAGGAAGGCAGGGAGGAAAAGGAAGCAATTGTGGACCATGGACGACGAACATGTGCCCTCTGCGGCGCTGTGTTTGAGAGTTCACTTGATTCCTGTCCCATGTGCGGTTTGAAGTATGAAGAGAAGCCAGCTACAAAAGAAGAACCAAAAAAGGCAGTTAAGAAAAAGGTAGAGAAGAAATGA
- a CDS encoding SCP2 sterol-binding domain-containing protein: MIEEIFNQIIQKFNEKASKDAGIQEELEGIERKIQIELDDGRVYTTLLRDCKLTPLSKERFDNPDMRIISSEATIQQLWNREIGPWKAMVTGKLKIIGTLEDKVRLRKLLGD, from the coding sequence ATGATTGAGGAGATTTTCAACCAGATAATTCAAAAATTCAACGAGAAGGCGAGCAAGGATGCAGGTATCCAGGAAGAACTTGAAGGAATTGAACGCAAAATCCAGATTGAACTAGACGATGGTAGGGTTTATACCACATTGCTTAGGGACTGTAAGTTAACACCACTTTCTAAAGAAAGATTTGATAATCCAGACATGAGAATAATCTCAAGCGAAGCCACTATTCAGCAACTCTGGAACAGGGAAATTGGGCCCTGGAAGGCAATGGTTACTGGCAAACTGAAAATAATTGGGACTTTGGAGGACAAGGTTAGATTAAGAAAACTGCTTGGCGATTAA
- the rnhB gene encoding ribonuclease HII, translating into MQICGIDEAGRGPVIGPLVVAAVCVHDDAELKKLGVRDSKKLQRKKRDELAGLIEKVAIVETIVLEPKEIDDLMDILNLNYIEAGIFAKLIDKLTPDVVYVDAADANEEHFRQMIDERCTWKCKIVAEHKADEKYPVVSAASIIAKVRRDAAVDKIKKEIGIDFGSGYPSDPRTVKYLQNIIAEHRPLPKFVRKHWSTVSKVKDEISTKKLEEFK; encoded by the coding sequence ATGCAGATTTGCGGAATTGATGAGGCTGGCCGTGGGCCAGTAATTGGTCCGTTGGTTGTGGCGGCGGTTTGTGTGCACGATGATGCAGAGCTAAAGAAATTGGGTGTGAGAGATTCAAAAAAACTCCAGAGGAAAAAAAGAGACGAACTTGCGGGATTAATTGAGAAAGTTGCCATTGTAGAAACCATTGTGCTAGAACCAAAAGAGATTGATGATCTGATGGACATTCTCAATCTGAATTACATTGAGGCAGGAATATTCGCCAAGCTGATTGACAAATTGACCCCTGATGTGGTCTATGTAGACGCTGCAGATGCAAATGAAGAGCATTTCAGACAAATGATTGATGAGCGATGCACATGGAAATGCAAAATTGTGGCAGAGCATAAGGCAGATGAGAAGTATCCTGTAGTTTCTGCGGCCTCAATAATCGCGAAGGTGAGGAGGGATGCGGCAGTGGACAAAATCAAAAAGGAAATCGGCATTGACTTTGGAAGTGGGTATCCAAGTGACCCTAGAACCGTTAAATATCTTCAAAATATCATTGCAGAGCACAGACCTTTGCCCAAATTTGTGAGAAAGCACTGGAGCACGGTTTCAAAAGTAAAAGATGAGATTTCAACTAAAAAGCTGGAGGAATTTAAATGA
- a CDS encoding pre-peptidase C-terminal domain-containing protein, protein MQRISERAKKILAVLLGIACVSIAVSAVMFQNSAADDVERDLVPGSSLSGSLSGAGKKDYYRVEVNSGSKLKIGLDGPNTSGVDFDLYIKKGAKPTTSSYDARAYTSSADETLSVSNPSGIYYVMVYDYKGLGSYTISATVEGSSSGEDVITLTAGTPYTGSASAGSKQYFSVDVPRSGTALTVLLSGPNNADFDLYVKRETKPTTSSYDARGYTNTAQEKVVLNANTNPQLVPGKYYIMVHAYSGSGQFTLTAIVEIAGSHESNVTEIQAGGSITDTLAQNETKYFKSTVIFVVPGFVKITLNGPANADFDLYVKIDGIPTKADYTYRSTGAGSSEIVYCSGGNMYMMVYAYAGSGEFTLSVIPGDGVAKIENQTVFTVPAGNTVGSRIDAVNQKVYFQTSIYFFQPGNLTIKLNGPSNADFDLYVKAGSLPSTTKYDYRSVSSTSTETIKITNAGGTYYILVYSYRGTGAFTLTVTAGN, encoded by the coding sequence ATGCAGAGAATAAGTGAAAGAGCAAAAAAAATTCTTGCTGTGCTCCTCGGAATTGCATGTGTGAGCATAGCAGTAAGTGCTGTGATGTTCCAGAATAGTGCTGCTGACGATGTGGAAAGGGACTTAGTTCCAGGTAGTTCTCTTTCTGGGAGTTTATCAGGAGCGGGAAAGAAGGACTATTACAGGGTGGAAGTAAATTCTGGCAGTAAGTTAAAAATCGGACTTGATGGACCTAATACTTCTGGTGTGGATTTTGACCTTTACATAAAGAAGGGAGCAAAGCCCACAACCTCAAGCTATGATGCCAGGGCTTACACAAGCTCTGCTGACGAAACACTATCAGTGAGCAATCCTTCTGGAATCTATTATGTGATGGTCTATGACTATAAGGGTTTGGGCAGTTACACAATTTCTGCAACTGTTGAAGGAAGCAGTTCAGGTGAAGATGTAATTACACTAACTGCGGGAACTCCATACACTGGCTCTGCATCTGCGGGCAGTAAGCAGTATTTCTCTGTTGATGTGCCAAGAAGCGGCACTGCCTTGACAGTGCTTCTCTCAGGACCAAACAATGCTGATTTTGACCTCTATGTGAAAAGAGAGACCAAGCCCACAACCTCAAGCTATGATGCAAGGGGTTACACAAACACAGCCCAGGAAAAGGTTGTGCTGAACGCCAACACAAACCCGCAGCTGGTTCCTGGTAAGTACTACATAATGGTCCATGCATATTCTGGCTCTGGCCAGTTCACACTCACAGCAATTGTTGAAATTGCGGGCTCACATGAATCAAATGTTACGGAAATCCAGGCAGGTGGGAGCATAACAGATACCCTTGCCCAGAACGAGACAAAATACTTCAAAAGCACGGTAATTTTTGTTGTACCAGGTTTTGTGAAAATAACTCTAAATGGTCCTGCGAATGCTGACTTTGACCTCTATGTGAAAATTGACGGTATTCCCACCAAGGCAGATTACACTTACCGCTCTACTGGTGCAGGTAGCAGTGAAATTGTTTATTGCTCTGGTGGTAACATGTACATGATGGTTTATGCTTACGCTGGTAGCGGTGAATTCACGTTGAGTGTTATTCCAGGTGATGGTGTGGCTAAGATTGAGAACCAGACTGTGTTTACTGTGCCAGCAGGCAATACAGTTGGTAGCAGAATTGATGCAGTGAACCAAAAAGTGTATTTCCAGACCTCAATCTACTTCTTCCAGCCGGGGAATCTGACAATTAAGCTCAATGGTCCATCCAATGCTGATTTTGACCTCTATGTGAAAGCAGGTTCTTTGCCCTCAACGACAAAATACGACTACAGAAGTGTGTCCAGCACAAGCACAGAAACCATAAAAATTACGAATGCAGGAGGCACATACTACATTCTGGTTTACTCCTACAGAGGCACAGGTGCATTCACCCTGACGGTGACAGCTGGAAACTAA
- a CDS encoding formate--tetrahydrofolate ligase yields the protein MSLSNVEIAQNAELLPISEIAKIVGIDEEFLEPYGKYIGKVNLKIFESLRAEQDGKLVLVTTINPTPAGEGKTTTTIGLAQALAKLGYKAMLGIREPSLGPVFGVKGGAAGAGYSQVLPMEDINLHFTGDIHAVGAANNLLCALVDNALHYGNPNRIDPRKITLHRVLDMNDRALRHVVIGLGGKLGGIPREDCFDITAASEVMAVLCLSKDLADLKERLGKIIVGYTTEDKPVFAADLKAVGAMALLLKDAIKPNLVQTIEHVPAFVHGGPFANIATGSSSIISTMLGLKLSEYFITEAGFGSDLGAEKFFDIVCRTGGFVPSAVVVVVTAKALKWHGGVAKKDLSIENIEAIKKGFANLSKHLENIQMFGVPAVVAINKFQGDNSKELETILRLCENAGIPAAVSDVADRGGAGGIELAQKVVDVIKKGNRFRFLYSLDLTIKEKIEAIATRIYGAKTVAYTVEAEEAIRKAEENGFGKLAVCMAKTQYSLSDDPTLLGRPKNFKITVRDLRISAGGGFVVPLTGEISLMPGLPKKPAAFEMDIEESGKIKGLF from the coding sequence ATGTCACTTTCTAATGTTGAAATTGCCCAGAATGCGGAACTTCTTCCAATATCAGAAATTGCTAAGATTGTAGGCATAGATGAGGAATTTCTGGAACCCTATGGAAAATACATCGGAAAAGTTAATCTCAAAATTTTTGAGAGTTTAAGGGCAGAACAAGATGGCAAACTGGTTCTAGTCACCACAATAAATCCAACGCCTGCAGGAGAGGGTAAAACCACTACCACGATTGGACTTGCCCAGGCACTTGCAAAACTAGGATACAAAGCAATGCTGGGAATTAGAGAGCCATCGCTTGGCCCAGTGTTTGGGGTTAAAGGTGGTGCTGCGGGTGCTGGCTATTCACAGGTGCTTCCGATGGAGGACATCAATCTGCATTTCACAGGAGATATCCATGCAGTTGGAGCTGCCAACAATCTTCTTTGTGCTCTTGTTGACAATGCCCTTCATTATGGGAATCCAAACCGAATAGACCCTAGAAAAATCACGCTCCATAGAGTTTTGGACATGAATGACAGGGCATTGAGACATGTGGTAATAGGTCTCGGGGGGAAACTTGGTGGGATTCCTAGGGAAGATTGCTTTGACATCACCGCAGCTAGCGAGGTAATGGCTGTGCTTTGCCTATCCAAGGACCTTGCAGACCTTAAAGAACGGCTGGGCAAAATTATTGTTGGCTATACGACTGAGGATAAGCCAGTTTTTGCTGCAGACCTGAAAGCAGTTGGTGCAATGGCACTACTTTTGAAGGATGCAATCAAGCCAAATCTTGTGCAAACAATTGAGCATGTACCTGCGTTTGTTCATGGTGGTCCATTTGCAAATATTGCGACAGGTTCTAGCAGCATAATATCTACAATGTTAGGTCTCAAGCTGTCAGAGTATTTTATCACAGAGGCTGGTTTCGGTTCAGACCTTGGTGCGGAAAAATTTTTTGACATTGTTTGTAGAACAGGCGGTTTCGTACCCAGCGCCGTAGTTGTAGTAGTTACCGCTAAGGCCCTGAAATGGCATGGCGGTGTTGCTAAGAAAGATCTCAGCATCGAGAACATTGAAGCTATCAAAAAGGGTTTTGCAAATCTTTCAAAGCACCTGGAAAACATTCAGATGTTCGGTGTGCCTGCGGTAGTAGCCATAAACAAGTTCCAGGGCGATAACTCAAAAGAGTTGGAGACAATCTTACGGCTCTGTGAGAATGCTGGGATTCCTGCGGCAGTGTCGGATGTAGCCGACCGCGGTGGAGCCGGAGGCATTGAGCTTGCCCAGAAAGTGGTTGATGTGATAAAAAAGGGAAACAGATTCAGGTTTCTTTATTCCTTAGACCTAACAATTAAAGAAAAAATTGAGGCGATTGCAACACGAATTTATGGAGCGAAAACAGTGGCCTATACTGTTGAGGCAGAGGAGGCAATTAGAAAAGCAGAGGAAAATGGGTTTGGCAAGCTTGCCGTTTGTATGGCCAAGACACAATATTCTTTAAGTGATGACCCTACCCTTTTGGGAAGACCAAAGAATTTCAAGATAACAGTGAGAGACCTTCGAATTTCCGCTGGTGGTGGTTTTGTTGTGCCTCTAACTGGAGAAATTTCATTGATGCCCGGGTTGCCAAAAAAACCGGCGGCATTTGAAATGGATATTGAGGAGAGCGGAAAAATAAAAGGATTGTTTTAA
- the coaBC gene encoding bifunctional phosphopantothenoylcysteine decarboxylase/phosphopantothenate--cysteine ligase CoaBC: protein MHPAKDIEGVKSDKLAGKKIVLGVTGSIAAVETVKLARELIRHGATVIPVMSKAATGIIGVESLHFATGIPPVTEITGNVEHVMYCGARPEKADLLLIAPATGNTISKIACGIDDTSVTTFATTAIGTGIPLLVVPAMHETMYSHPVLKENIGKLKKLGVNFVEPRISEHKAKFPEIEEIVANVIRLIGKRDYVGKKVLVIGGASYEPIDEMRVLTNLSTGKMSLAIAREAFLRGAEIDFLAGRIEVNLPPYIRITRFTTVEDLLAKLKKLDYDYIFVPAALSDFTVDTKEGKLPSNREHRIVLKPLPKVLNHLRKRSRALIVGFKAEPVAAEKQLINRAFAALKANDIDFICANTLSNVGTETGEVFLIDKNGSATRIAGTKEKIAEKIFDLVRK from the coding sequence ATGCACCCGGCAAAGGACATAGAAGGTGTAAAGTCTGATAAACTTGCGGGAAAAAAGATTGTGTTAGGAGTTACTGGTAGCATTGCGGCCGTGGAAACTGTAAAACTTGCAAGGGAGCTAATAAGACATGGTGCGACTGTAATCCCAGTGATGAGCAAAGCTGCAACGGGGATTATTGGAGTTGAGAGTTTGCATTTTGCTACGGGCATTCCTCCAGTAACAGAAATTACAGGTAATGTAGAGCACGTTATGTACTGTGGTGCAAGGCCCGAAAAAGCAGACCTTCTTCTGATTGCGCCAGCCACTGGAAACACAATTTCTAAAATTGCTTGTGGGATTGACGACACATCAGTAACTACATTTGCAACAACTGCGATCGGTACAGGCATTCCTTTGCTTGTGGTTCCTGCGATGCATGAAACAATGTATTCACATCCAGTGCTTAAGGAAAACATTGGAAAACTCAAAAAACTTGGGGTAAACTTTGTCGAACCGAGAATTTCTGAGCATAAGGCCAAGTTCCCAGAGATTGAGGAAATTGTGGCAAATGTGATAAGGTTGATTGGAAAGAGGGATTACGTAGGGAAAAAAGTGCTTGTCATTGGTGGGGCATCTTATGAACCAATTGACGAAATGCGGGTTCTCACTAACCTCTCCACTGGAAAAATGAGTTTGGCTATCGCAAGGGAGGCATTTCTGAGGGGTGCAGAGATAGATTTTCTAGCAGGTAGAATCGAAGTTAACTTGCCTCCGTACATCAGGATAACCAGATTTACAACTGTAGAGGACTTGCTGGCAAAACTGAAAAAGTTGGATTATGATTATATTTTTGTGCCTGCAGCCCTCTCTGACTTTACTGTAGACACGAAAGAAGGGAAGTTGCCTTCGAACAGGGAACACAGAATTGTGTTGAAACCCCTTCCCAAAGTATTAAATCATTTAAGGAAGCGCAGTAGAGCTTTGATAGTGGGTTTCAAGGCAGAGCCAGTTGCTGCTGAAAAACAACTAATAAATCGTGCATTTGCTGCACTCAAAGCTAACGACATTGACTTCATTTGTGCGAACACCCTATCGAATGTAGGAACTGAAACGGGAGAAGTATTTCTGATTGATAAAAATGGCAGTGCTACGAGAATTGCAGGCACAAAAGAAAAGATTGCGGAAAAAATTTTTGATCTAGTAAGAAAATAA
- the ftsZ gene encoding cell division protein FtsZ, with protein sequence MKSIISEALSRHEEAKKAETQQQNAPVTTPDDEVIRQLAESLKVSIKIVGCGGGGCNTINRCVEEGISGAEMCAINTDAKHLLAIKSPRKILIGQRTTRGLGAGARPEIGEEAARESENEIKQFLAGANIVFVTAGMGGGTGTGSAHFVAKLAKEMGALVLGVVTLPFSSEGTVRMEQAKDGLERLRRVCDTTIVISNDKLLELVPRLPLDAAFKVADEILMTAIKGITEILTKPGLVNLDYADLLTVMKDGGVALIGLGESEKTTDRVTEAVEMALTSPLLGNIDLSQAQGALVRITGGSSMSVSEAQKASELVNSKVSKRARIIWGASIDPTLGDKIQVLLIITGAKSPSLLGKDKGGYAVGESDDTIDLIR encoded by the coding sequence ATGAAATCAATAATAAGTGAAGCCTTATCCAGGCATGAGGAAGCAAAAAAAGCAGAGACACAGCAGCAGAATGCGCCGGTGACAACTCCAGATGATGAGGTAATTCGTCAACTTGCAGAAAGTCTGAAAGTGAGCATAAAGATTGTTGGCTGTGGTGGCGGTGGCTGCAACACGATAAATAGGTGTGTGGAAGAAGGAATCTCTGGTGCGGAGATGTGTGCGATTAACACCGATGCAAAGCATCTCCTAGCCATAAAATCACCTAGAAAGATTTTGATCGGGCAGAGAACAACTCGAGGACTAGGTGCAGGAGCAAGACCAGAGATCGGTGAGGAAGCAGCTAGAGAGAGTGAAAACGAGATTAAGCAGTTTCTTGCAGGAGCCAACATTGTATTTGTCACAGCAGGCATGGGTGGAGGCACCGGTACTGGCTCAGCCCATTTTGTAGCGAAGCTCGCAAAGGAGATGGGTGCACTGGTGCTCGGTGTAGTCACATTACCCTTCTCTTCTGAAGGCACAGTTAGGATGGAGCAGGCAAAAGACGGGCTCGAGAGATTGAGAAGAGTATGCGACACCACGATTGTGATTTCGAACGACAAGTTACTGGAACTTGTTCCGAGGTTACCATTAGATGCTGCATTCAAAGTTGCTGATGAAATTCTGATGACTGCAATCAAGGGCATCACAGAGATTCTGACTAAGCCAGGACTTGTAAATCTTGACTATGCAGACCTGCTCACTGTGATGAAAGATGGTGGTGTTGCCCTCATTGGTCTCGGTGAGTCAGAAAAGACCACTGACAGAGTTACGGAAGCTGTGGAAATGGCACTCACATCTCCTCTGCTAGGGAACATTGACCTGAGTCAGGCACAGGGAGCACTTGTGCGAATAACTGGTGGCAGTTCAATGAGTGTAAGCGAGGCACAGAAGGCCTCTGAGCTTGTCAATTCGAAGGTTAGCAAGAGGGCAAGAATAATCTGGGGCGCATCAATTGATCCCACACTCGGAGATAAGATCCAAGTCCTGCTCATCATCACAGGTGCAAAATCACCGTCACTGTTGGGCAAGGACAAAGGCGGATATGCAGTCGGAGAAAGTGACGATACGATTGATCTGATAAGGTAA
- a CDS encoding M20 family metallopeptidase produces MRKQITDTLADLIRFKSYLEEEKADIIRYVVDYLSPLNLKVTEYGDDSSPAILVEYGEGGVVFAGHLDTCPIGEFWTYTQAQTVDGKMYGRGAADMKGSVTAMLNAVSELVKREIPFAIALTTDEETTMRGASSLCRARAIRNAPVIVIGEPTNLNVGYAEKGLMFLQIETIGKAAHGAMPHLGENAILKMMKVLRTLETFKDTIQHPQLGGVTINIGTISGGEKVNVVADKCTAMIDVRFPPPHTVKSIYEALSKHMHTAKKQFVLNKMFELPAIEIDPKSEVITSALEIAKTELVGLKYTSELVKYYEVNRNVVLFGCGDEEVSHHVNEYVKLEDVLKASEVYKKIASKFAPK; encoded by the coding sequence ATGCGAAAACAGATTACAGATACACTGGCAGATTTAATACGCTTCAAGTCCTATCTAGAGGAAGAGAAAGCAGATATAATAAGATATGTTGTTGATTACCTCTCCCCGCTGAATTTGAAGGTTACTGAGTATGGTGATGACAGCTCTCCTGCAATCCTCGTAGAATATGGGGAGGGTGGTGTGGTTTTCGCAGGGCATTTAGATACTTGCCCAATCGGTGAATTCTGGACCTATACTCAAGCTCAGACCGTAGATGGCAAAATGTATGGACGCGGTGCAGCAGATATGAAGGGGTCGGTTACTGCTATGCTTAATGCAGTTAGTGAATTGGTGAAACGAGAGATTCCTTTTGCAATCGCGCTTACTACAGATGAGGAGACCACCATGCGAGGAGCATCCTCCTTGTGTAGGGCAAGAGCAATCAGGAATGCACCTGTAATTGTGATAGGTGAGCCCACAAATCTAAATGTGGGTTACGCTGAGAAAGGTTTAATGTTTCTCCAGATAGAGACGATAGGAAAGGCAGCTCATGGTGCAATGCCTCATCTTGGGGAAAATGCAATTTTGAAGATGATGAAGGTGCTGAGAACGCTCGAAACATTCAAAGACACTATTCAGCACCCTCAGCTAGGTGGTGTGACAATCAACATAGGCACAATATCTGGAGGGGAGAAAGTTAATGTGGTTGCAGACAAATGCACTGCAATGATTGATGTTCGGTTCCCGCCACCCCATACGGTTAAGAGCATTTATGAAGCCCTCAGCAAACACATGCACACTGCAAAGAAACAGTTCGTGCTAAACAAGATGTTCGAGTTGCCAGCAATAGAAATTGACCCAAAGTCAGAAGTAATTACAAGTGCTCTTGAAATTGCTAAGACGGAGCTCGTGGGTCTGAAATACACTTCAGAACTTGTTAAGTACTATGAAGTAAACAGAAATGTTGTTCTATTTGGTTGCGGCGATGAGGAAGTTTCCCATCATGTAAATGAATATGTGAAGCTAGAGGATGTGCTGAAAGCATCGGAAGTGTATAAGAAAATAGCCAGTAAGTTTGCACCGAAGTGA
- the gcvPA gene encoding aminomethyl-transferring glycine dehydrogenase subunit GcvPA, which translates to MDEIHKMLAEVGVGSLEDLFSDIPKEVRTQLQLPDGIDEISLEREIRAILQKNRKLTDFASFLGGGIYNHYVPEAVNEIIGRQEFYTAYTPYQAEISQGVLQSIFEYQSMVCELTGMDCANASMYDAATALGEAALMARRIKDGSEFIIPSAISSSKKSVLSNYTRGMGLKIVEVPFREDTGTIDLEKLKEKVSTATCGVYIENPNYFGCFETELKAVREICNVPLVVGVNLLSLAVVKPPSEYGADIVIGNSLLGAGPTFGGPLAGIFAAKKAHLWKMPGRIVGYTHDSEGRMAFCLTLQPREQHIRRAKATSNICSNETLSAIASLAYVSLMGRTGLKEVAIASMKNARKLQAKLRETGVKLKFEKGTIFNEFVYLMDTDFLAFAKEHGVLAGIPLEKGLGIENGILCAVTEMNTDEEIEKFAGLCKKYSQTHGGA; encoded by the coding sequence ATGGATGAAATTCATAAAATGCTGGCAGAGGTTGGGGTTGGTTCTTTAGAGGATTTATTTTCAGACATTCCAAAAGAAGTGAGGACACAACTGCAGTTGCCCGATGGTATTGATGAAATTTCGCTTGAGCGTGAAATCAGAGCAATTCTCCAGAAAAACAGGAAGTTAACTGATTTTGCAAGTTTTTTGGGTGGCGGAATCTACAACCATTATGTGCCTGAAGCGGTGAATGAAATTATCGGAAGACAGGAGTTTTACACTGCCTATACTCCCTATCAGGCGGAAATCAGCCAGGGTGTTTTGCAATCAATTTTTGAGTATCAGAGCATGGTTTGCGAACTCACTGGTATGGATTGTGCCAATGCATCAATGTACGATGCTGCAACCGCACTTGGGGAAGCTGCCCTAATGGCGAGACGAATAAAAGATGGGAGCGAGTTCATTATTCCTTCTGCAATTTCCAGTTCGAAAAAATCAGTCCTTTCCAACTACACGAGAGGAATGGGCTTGAAAATTGTCGAGGTGCCATTTAGGGAAGACACAGGGACGATAGATTTAGAAAAACTGAAAGAAAAGGTGAGCACAGCAACCTGTGGTGTGTACATTGAGAATCCGAATTACTTCGGCTGTTTTGAGACAGAGCTGAAGGCGGTGCGGGAAATTTGCAATGTCCCATTAGTTGTGGGTGTAAACCTTCTTTCATTGGCAGTGGTGAAACCTCCGTCAGAATACGGAGCCGATATCGTTATTGGCAATTCCCTGCTTGGTGCTGGGCCCACATTCGGAGGCCCACTTGCAGGCATCTTTGCAGCAAAAAAAGCCCATCTCTGGAAAATGCCTGGTAGGATTGTGGGCTACACCCATGATAGCGAGGGCAGGATGGCTTTCTGTCTCACCCTCCAGCCAAGGGAACAGCACATAAGAAGGGCAAAAGCCACATCCAACATATGTTCCAATGAAACGCTAAGTGCCATTGCCTCCCTTGCCTATGTATCCTTGATGGGAAGAACTGGATTGAAGGAAGTGGCAATAGCATCAATGAAAAATGCAAGAAAACTCCAGGCAAAGTTGAGGGAAACAGGTGTCAAGCTGAAATTTGAGAAGGGGACAATCTTCAATGAATTTGTTTATCTGATGGACACGGACTTTCTTGCGTTTGCAAAGGAGCATGGCGTCCTGGCAGGAATTCCATTAGAAAAAGGGCTTGGCATTGAAAATGGAATTCTCTGTGCTGTGACAGAGATGAACACAGATGAGGAGATTGAAAAATTTGCAGGACTTTGCAAAAAATATTCGCAAACTCACGGGGGTGCATGA